One genomic segment of Clavelina lepadiformis chromosome 3, kaClaLepa1.1, whole genome shotgun sequence includes these proteins:
- the LOC143449582 gene encoding uncharacterized protein LOC143449582, with product MSSAPALTAEYLIEIVVDDEECISKPVSSSALQANDLFQCKYCDEKFKSQRGFEVHQKVKHRGYLGFSSETCSGKTIKSMWVEVCESPDDLTTEAIDSFMNIFATKPNGSELLTTFSLDGISRILHIFGPNADRCKSLEATRKFLIFFSGKYTQKIQQNCHQVTSLQMKLVLRKPKRNFNLYVTHLYTFCL from the exons ATGTCGTCCGCACCAGCACTAACTGCtgaatatttaattgaaatcgtTGTCGACGATGAAGAGTGTATAAGCAAGCCTGTGTCATCTTCTGCTTTGCAAGCTAATGATCTCTTTCA GTGTAAATActgtgatgaaaaatttaaaagtcagCGAGGTTTTGAAGTTCATCAAAAGGTCAAGCATCGTGGTTATTTAG GCTTTTCCTCTGAGACGTGTTCtggcaaaacaattaaaagtaTGTGGGTTGAGGTATGTGAATCACCAGATGATTTGACGACAGAAGCCATTGATTCCTTTATGAACATTTTCGCCACTAAACCAAATGGATCTGAGTTGTTGACAACGTTTAGTTTAGATGGCATATCTAGAATTCTTCATATTTTTGGCCCGAATGCAGATCGATGCAAATCACTTGAAGccacaagaaaatttttgatctttttctcag GAAAATACACGCAGAAAATACAACAGAATTGCCATCAAGTAACCTCACTCCAGATGAAATTAGTATTGCGTAAACCGAAAcgcaattttaatttgtatgtTACACATTTGTACACGTTTTGTCTTTAA
- the LOC143448859 gene encoding uncharacterized protein LOC143448859 produces the protein MTQFLPPNLLALFAPRDHIPFKPPIGMLTWEKDREKSPYVGIAPYVNLFEDPKDTPPPTRGEIKVEKKMRRIREKAEKRALEINDELKAWDPHSDPNAVGDAFKTLFISRINYDTSESKLRREFESYGKVKKINMVKNVATGRSRGYAFIEYERERDMHAAYKSADGKKIDGRRVLVDVERGRTVKGWRPRRLGGGLGSTRASAEEGEKPPGRENRDQPGRAREAERERPQIPRERSRDKEPREKRDKRDRDRDRTRDRDRDRDRDREKRRRDDRDGRDRRDRDRDRDRKREKDEKPSRSRDEKSDAADGESKRDKDRESRHRHSDRSRDKDKDRESRRERRRDRDGNRDREKSGKDRDTKEAPQENNRQSGYDNSNEGPPPMKNESITSRPEQSEGVPGGPSGDGMYDNQGFGNGNNNGYYKENMDYQQDQRQYDNKEHNEFQATAEEEY, from the exons ATGACTCAGTTTCTACCACCCAACTTGCTTGCACTGTTTGCTCCAAGAGATCATATCCCATTTAAACCACCCATTGGAATG TTAACATGGGAAAAAGACAGAGAAAAATCACCTTATGTTGGAATTGCACCTTATGTGAATTTGTTTGAAGATCCAAAAGATACACCACCTCCTACTCGAGGAGAGATAAAAGTTGAGAAAAAAATGAGGCGG ATAAGAGAAAAAGCTGAGAAGCGTGCTCTGGAGATAAATGATGAGCTCAAGGCATGGGATCCTCACAGCGATCCAAATGCTGTGGGTGATGCATTCAAGACATTGTTCATATCCAGAATA AATTATGACACTTCAGAGTCAAAATTGCGAAGGGAGTTTGAAAGCTAtggaaaagtaaaaaag ATTAACATGGTTAAAAATGTTGCCACTGGACGGTCTCGTGGATATGCATTTATTGAGTATGAACGTGAACGCGACATGCATG CGGCCTACAAGAGTGCCGATGGGAAGAAGATCGATGGTCGCCGAGTGCTGGTTGATGTGGAAAGAGGAAGAACTGTCAAAGGATGGAGACCAAGAAGACTTGGTGGAGGCCTTGGATCTACTCGGGCGTCAGCAGAAGAAGGAGAAAAGCCTCCAGGAAGAGAGAATCGTGATCA GCCCGGTAGGGCGAGAGAAGCTGAAAGAGAAAGACCACAGATACCTCGCGAACGAAGTCGAGATAAAGAGCCAAG AGAAAAGCGTGACAAACGTGATAGGGATCGTGATCGTACTCGTGATCGTGATAGAGACAGAGATCGAGATCGTGAAAAGAGAAGACGGGATGATCGTGATGGTAGAGATCGACGCGACCGTGATCGAGATCGCGACCGAAAGCGAGAAAAGGATGAAAAGCCATCCAGAAGCAGAGATGAGAAGAGTGATGCAGCGGATGGAG aATCAAAGAGAGATAAAGATCGTGAGTCGCGACATCGTCACAGCGATAGGTCACGGGACAAAGACAAAGACAGAGAAAGCAG GCGTGAGCGGCGGCGTGATCGTGATGGCAATCGTGATCGTGAGAAGTCCGGTAAAGACCGTGATACCAAGGAAGCGCCACAAGAAAACAATCGGCAGTCTGGGTATGACAACTCGAACGAAGGCCCTCCACCCATGAAAAACGAAAGCATTACTAGCAGACCTGAGCAAAGTGAAG GTGTTCCTGGTGGACCCAGCGGCGATGGCATGTATGATAACCAGGGTTTTGGCAACGGAAATAACAATGGTTATTACAAGG aaaatatggACTATCAACAAGACCAACGTCAATATGATAACAAG GAACACAACGAATTCCAAGCAACAGCTGAAGAAGAATACTAA
- the LOC143448857 gene encoding alkaline phosphatase-like produces the protein MRILVALLTIALTSVSCNEPTWSAEEETPEYWYNVAKEELQVALKQQTHNMNAAKNVILFLGDGMSVATITAGRILKGQLRNNSGEEYKLAMDGFHHAGLSRTYAVNKQVADSASTGTAYLCGVKSTYGTLGVSAKARRGDCLSEKGNAVDSVLIDADKEGRSTGIVTTTRINHATPAATPAATYSHSAERTWYGDDDLSADAVKNGCKDLAQQFYDSSAKITVALGGGRKYFMPNNTRDPEYRQQKNSRNDGQDLIKMWLNDQVDLGLEAQYVWNKEDFDNVDVTTTDKLLGLFEPSDMKYESNRDSDGAGEPSITEMTEKAIRILQKNSKGYFLLVEGGRIDHAHHATNAFRALHEMVAFDDAIERAVAMTSDHDTLIIVTADHSHTLSMGGYSDRGNPILGLASANGVPYEGLDKKPFTTLTYANGIGYQGPGTIHINNEPHSRRNLSDVNTERENYLQQSAIPLPSETHGGDDVAILARGPMSHLFHGVHQQNYIPYVMRYVACMGSDRRYCDEINVDKQNDPVQETTQYLKFLGISLTEYDIQAALYAELALLVLFFIVIHCLLWFVLGKSNAPGAKPREKGTKC, from the exons ATGAGAATACTGGTTGCACTTCTAACAATAGCATTGACATCAGTTAGTTGCAACGAGCCTACCTGGTCAG CTGAAGAAGAGACTCCAGAATATTGGTATAATGTCGCCAAAGAAGAACTTCAGGTTGCTCTTAAACAACAGACACACAACATGAACGCCGCCAAAAACGTCATTCTGTTTTTAG GCGATGGTATGAGCGTGGCCACCATAACAGCAGGAAGAATATTGAAAGGTCAGTTACGAAACAACAGCGGAGAAGAATACAAGCTGGCGATGGATGGATTCCATCATGCTGGATTATCCAGA ACTTACGCGGTTAACAAGCAGGTGGCAGATTCGGCAAGCACAGGTACAGCGTATTTATGTGGCGTGAAAAGTACTTATGGCACACTGGGTGTTTCCGCAAAAGCCAGAAGGGGCGATTGCCTTTCAGAAAAAGGAAACGCCGTCGATTCTGTTTTAATTGACGCTGATAAAGAAG GAAGGTCAACAGGTATCGTCACAACCACTCGCATAAATCACGCCACACCTGCCGCCACACCTGCCGCCACATATTCCCATTCGGCCGAGCGAACATGGTATGGCGATGATGACCTGTCTGCTGACGCTGTGAAAAACGGTTGCAAGGACCTTGCTCAGCAGTTTTACGACTCTTCGGCTAAAATAACG GTAGCTTTAGGAGGTGGAAGGAAATACTTTATGCCTAATAATACCCGAGATCCCGAATATCGACAGCAGAAAAACAGCAGAAACGACGGACAAGACTTAATTAAAATGTGGTTGAATGATCAAGTAGATCTGGGATTAGAAGCTCAATACGTTTGGAATAAAGAAGATTTTGACAATGTAGATGTAACAACGACTGACAAGCTGTTAG GTTTATTTGAACCTTCCGATATGAAGTATGAATCCAATCGCGACTCCGACGGAGCAGGCGAACCTTCAATTACTGAAATGACCGAAAAAGCGATACGTATCCTCCAGAAAAACTCCAAGGGCTACTTTCTCTTAGTTGAAGGCGGAAGAATTG ATCACGCCCATCATGCGACCAACGCGTTCAGGGCATTGCACGAGATGGTGGCTTTCGATGACGCAATTGAAAGGGCAGTGGCAATGACTTCAGATCACGACACGCTGATAATCGTCACTGCCGATCACAGCCACACACTTAGTATGGGAGGGTATTCTGATAGAGGAAATCCTATATTAG GTTTAGCAAGTGCAAACGGAGTTCCTTACGAAGGACTTGACAAGAAGCCTTTCACAACTTTAACATATGCAAATGGTATCGGGTATCAAGGTCCAGGCACCATTCATATTAACAACGAACCTCATTCTCGAAGAAATTTATCGGATGTAAATACAG AAAGGGAAAACTATTTACAGCAAAGTGCAATTCCGCTACCATCGGAGACCCACGGGGGTGATGATGTTGCCATATTAGCAAGAGGCCCAATGTCTCATCTATTCCACGGTGTTCATCAACAAAACTATATTCCTTACGTCATGag GTATGTAGCGTGTATGGGGTCAGACAGAAGGTATTGCGACGAGATAAACGTGGACAAACAAAACGACCCCGTCCAAGAAACAACTCAGTACCTGAAGTTCCTTGGAATCAGCCTAACTGAATATGATATTCAAGCGGCGCTATACGCTGAACTCGCTTTGCTCGTATTATTTTTTATCGTCATACACTGCTTGCTTTGGTTTGTCCTTGGCAAAAGTAATGCTCCCGGTGCGAAGCCACGAGAAAAAGGAACGAAATGCTAA
- the LOC143450192 gene encoding alkaline phosphatase-like: MIRLATVFVSFAAVAFVCEGKGWTDEEETPEYWHNVAKEELQVALGLQKHNMNVAKNVILFLGDGMSVATITAGRILKGQLQGNSGEETKLAIDQFHHAGLSRTYAVNKQVADSGSTATAYLCGVKSTYYTLGLSAKSRRQNCSSEKGNGVDSILVDSFKAGKSTGVVTTTRINHATPGAAYAHTAYRSWYSDSDLTQEAKENGCKDIAQQFYDSSDMITVTLGGGRQYFRPKTTKDVEYGTDNDRDDGQELIDKWEMNQKNKGLNAHYVWNKNDFDSVDPVTTDKLLGLFEPSDMQYEVDRVADGSKEPSIMEMTEKAIQILQKNSKGYFLLVEGGRIDHAHHGTNAYRALHETVAFDKAIERAVEMTSDSDTLIIVTADHSHTFTIGGYSDRGNDIFGLATSNGNSYKALDAKPYTTLNYANGQGYQGPSSTEIEPHSRQNLTGIDTDAVEYHQQTAVPLSSETHGGDDVAILARGPMSHLFHGVHQQNYIAYVMRYAACVGSDLGHCEGTSQPEVPEPEPPSTSNAFLGMNLDTTATAVALYVQFALLICFAFFIIFLSMIVIKKQNKKAEVDAVKSYQNYSL, translated from the exons ATGATTAGATTAGCGACAGTGTTTGTCAGTTTTGCTGCTGTTGCATTTGTATGTGAAGGAAAAGGCTGGACAG atgAGGAGGAAACGCCGGAATATTGGCATAATGTTGCCAAGGAAGAATTACAAGTTGCCCTTGGCTTGCAAAAGCATAATATGAACGTCGCCAAAAACGTTATACTTTTTCTAG GTGATGGTATGAGTGTTGCCACAATTACAGCTGGACGAATCTTGAAAGGTCAACTACAAGGCAACAGCGGAGAAGAAACCAAATTAGCTATAGATCAATTTCATCATGCTGGTTTATCAAGG ACTTATGCAGTCAACAAACAAGTCGCTGATTCAGGAAGTACAGCCACTGCGTACCTGTGTGGCGTCAAAAGCACTTACTACACACTCGGGTTATCTGCAAAATCTCGTCGACAAAATTGCAGTAGCGAAAAAGGAAATGGCGTGGATTCAATTTTAGTTGATTCATTTAAAGCCG GAAAATCCACAGGAGTGGTCACGACAACCAGGATAAATCATGCCACTCCTGGTGCTGCTTATGCTCACACGGCCTACAGAAGCTGGTACTCTGACAGTGATTTAACACaagaagcaaaagaaaatggttGCAAAGATATTGCTCAACAGTTTTATGACAGCTCAGACATGATCACG GTTACTTTGGGCGGAGGCAGACAATATTTTCGACCAAAAACTACTAAAGACGTTGAGTATGGCACTGACAATGATCGCGATGATGGTCAAGAACTCATCGACAAGTGGGAAATGaatcaaaaaaacaaaggCTTGAATGCACATTACGTTTGGaacaaaaatgattttgacAGCGTTGATCCAGTTACAACCGACAAATTGTTAG GATTATTTGAACCTTCCGATATGCAATACGAGGTCGACAGAGTAGCAGACGGCAGCAAAGAGCCATCGATCATGGAAATGACGGAAAAGGCAATTCAGATTTTGCAGAAAAACTCGAAAGGATATTTCCTTCTTGTTGAAGGAGGAAGAATAG ATCATGCTCATCATGGTACTAATGCCTATAGAGCTCTGCATGAAACGGTTGCCTTTGACAAAGCCATTGAAAGAGCTGTTGAGATGACATCAGACAGTGATACACTGATCATAGTTACAGCTGATCACAGTCATACATTTACCATCGGTGGTTATAGCGATCGTGGAAATGACATATTTG GTCTGGCTACATCCAATGGGAACAGCTACAAGGCTTTAGATGCAAAACCATATACAACGTTGAATTATGCAAACGGCCAAGGTTATCAAGGTCCAAGCTCAACAGAAATTGAACCGCATTCACGCCAAAATTTAACTGGTATCGATACAG ATGCTGTGGAGTATCATCAACAAACAGCGGTGCCTCTTAGCTCTGAAACACACGGTGGTGATGATGTTGCCATATTAGCAAGAGGCCCAATGTCTCACCTATTCCACGGAGTTCATCAACAGAACTACATCGCTTACGTCATGAG GTATGCTGCATGCGTTGGTTCAGATTTGGGGCACTGCGAAGGAACATCGCAACCAGAGGTTCCGGAACCAGAACCACCTAGTACTTCCAACGCCTTTTTGGGAATGAATCTTGATACCACGGCAACCGCTGTAGCTCTCTACGTACAATTTGCCTTGCTAATATGCTTCGcgtttttcattattttcctTTCTATGATTGtgatcaaaaaacaaaacaagaaagcCGAAGTTGATGCAGTCAAGTCATACCAAAATTACTCTCTGTGA
- the LOC143450191 gene encoding alkaline phosphatase-like codes for MNNLTRFLVIFSAIVIFCEGKGWTDEEETPEYWYDVAREELQVALGLQQKNMNVAKNVILFLGDGMSIGTITAGRILKGQLQGNSGEETKLAMDQFHHAGLSRTYAVNKQVADSGSTATAYLCGVKSTYYTLGLSAKSRTEVCSSEKGNAVESILVDSYKAGKSTGVVTTTRINHATPGASYAHTAYRSWYSDSDLTQEAKENGCKDIAQQFYDSSDMITVTLGGGRQYFRPKTTKDVEYSTDNDRDDGQELIEKWEMNQKDKGLNAHYVWNKNDFDSVDPVTTDKLLGLFEPSDMQYEVDRVADGSKEPSIMEMTEKAIQILQKNSKGYFLLVEGGRIDHAHHATNAHRALHETVAFDKAIERAVEMTSDSDTLIIVTADHSHTFTIGGYSDRGNDIFGLATENGKPYKGLDGKPFTTINYANGEGYQGPNTGEIEPHSRQNLTVVDTDDKEYLQQTAIPLAYETHGGDDVAILARGPMSHLFHGVHQQNYIAYVMRYVSCVGSDLGHCEGSSLPEPEPTTTTEKYNLFLGMNLDTTETAVALYVQFALLICFAFFTILLSTMLYKKGMKRFDGSVEKKYDNIQSLRL; via the exons ATGAACAACTTAACAAGATTTCTTGTAATATTTTCTgctattgtaattttttgtgaAGGAAAAGGTTGGACAG ATGAAGAAGAAACCCCAGAATACTGGTATGATGTGGCCAGGGAAGAATTGCAAGTCGCTCTTGGTTTACAGCAGAAAAACATGAATGTCGCCAAAAATGTCATACTCTTTCTTG GTGACGGTATGAGTATCGGTACCATAACTGCAGGAAGAATCTTGAAAGGTCAACTACAAGGTAACAGCGGAGAGGAGACAAAATTAGCGATGGACCAATTTCATCATGCTGGTTTATCACGA ACATACGCAGTCAACAAACAAGTCGCTGATTCAGGAAGTACAGCCACTGCGTACCTGTGTGGCGTCAAAAGCACTTACTACACACTCGGGTTATCTGCAAAATCTCGAACAGAGGTTTGCAGTAGTGAGAAGGGAAATGCCGTGGAATCAATTTTAGTTGATTCATATAAAGCCG GAAAATCCACAGGAGTGGTCACGACAACCAGGATAAATCATGCCACTCCTGGTGCTTCTTATGCTCACACGGCCTACAGAAGCTGGTACTCTGACAGTGATTTAACACaagaagcaaaagaaaatggttGCAAAGATATTGCTCAACAGTTTTATGACAGCTCAGACATGATCACG GTTACTTTGGGCGGAGGCAGACAATATTTTCGACCAAAAACTACGAAAGACGTTGAGTATAGCACTGACAATGATCGCGATGATGGTCAAGAACTCATCGAAAAGTGGGAAATGAATCAAAAAGACAAAGGCTTGAATGCACATTACGTTTGGaacaaaaatgattttgacAGCGTTGATCCAGTTACAACCGACAAATTGTTAG GATTATTTGAACCTTCCGATATGCAATACGAGGTCGACAGAGTAGCAGACGGCAGCAAAGAGCCCTCGATCATGGAAATGACGGAAAAGGCAATTCAGATTTTGCAGAAAAACTCGAAAGGATATTTCCTTCTTGTTGAAGGAGGAAGAATAG ATCATGCTCACCACGCCACTAATGCTCATAGAGCTCTGCATGAAACGGTTGCCTTTGACAAAGCCATTGAAAGAGCTGTCGAGATGACATCAGACAGTGATACACTGATCATAGTTACAGCTGATCACAGTCATACATTTACCATCGGTGGTTATAGTGATCGTGGAAATGACATATTTG GTTTGGCAACAGAAAATGGCAAGCCATACAAGGGGTTAGATGGAAAGCCTTTTACAACAATTAACTATGCAAACGGCGAAGGTTATCAAGGTCCAAACACTGGAGAAATCGAACCTCATTCACGTCAAAATCTTACGGTTGTCGACACAG ATGACAAGGAATATCTCCAGCAAACAGCGATACCCCTAGCATATGAGACCCACGGGGGTGATGATGTTGCCATATTAGCAAGAGGCCCAATGTCTCATCTATTTCACGGTGTTCATCAGCAGAACTACATCGCATACGTTATGCG ATACGTGTCGTGCGTTGGATCAGACTTGGGTCACTGTGAAGGAAGTTCTTTGCCTGAACCGGAACCGACTACAACAACCGAGAAATACAACCTTTTCTTGGGAATGAATCTTGATACAACGGAAACGGCGGTCGCTCTGTACGTTCAATTTGCCTTGCTAATATGTTTCGCGTTTTTCACAATTCTTCTTTCCACAATGTTGTACAAGAAAGGAATGAAGAGGTTTGATGGAAGTGTGGAAAAAAAATATGATAACATTCAGTCGTTGCGCTTATAA